The genomic interval GTATTATATGAAAAAAAAGCTTGCGGTTATTGCGCTAGGCGGCAATGCGCTTCTTCGTGGAAATGAAATTGGTACAATTGACGAACAAGAAAAAAATACTTTCGATACTTGTAAACAATTAGTTGGATTGATAAAAAATGATTATAATTTGATTATAACACATGGGAACGGACCGCAAGTTGGAAACATACTTTTACGAAATGAAGCAGGTTATGAAAAGTATAAAATTCCTCAAATGCCTATGGATATATGCGTAGCGGATTCCCAAGGCGGCATTGGCTACATGATAGAGCGCCAGTTAAGAAATGTTTTTAACGAGGAAAAAATTAAGAAAAATGTTGTAACTCTAGTAACGCAAGTTCTAGTAGATAAGAATGATCCGGCATTTGAAAATCCTACAAAACCGGTCGGGCCATTTTATCTAAAAGAAGAAGCGGATTTACTTGCTAAAAAAAACAATTGGATATTTAAGAAGGATTCGAGGAATCGGGGATGGCGAAAAGTCGTAGCATCTCCGGTTCCCTTAAAGATAATGAATCAAGAAGTTATAAGATCTATTGCAAATAAAGGTACAATTGTAATTGCCGTTGGCGGGGGCGGAGTGCCAGTTTATAAACATGATAACGGATACTTGGAAGCCATTGAAGCTGTAATTGATAAAGATCTGGCATCCTCTGTTCTTGCAAAAGAAATTGGCGCTGATAAATTTTACATTGTTACCGACGTTCCTAAAGTATATATAAACTTCAACAAAAAAGATCAAAAAGAACTCGGTAAAATTAAAGTGGGCGAAATTAAAAAATATCTCGATACTGGTGAATTTGGTTCAGGCAGCATGGAGCCAAAGATAAAAGCAGCTATAAATTTTTGCGTATCAACAAATAATGAAAGTATTATTACAAACGAAGAAAGCCTGCCTATTCCAGAATGCGGAACTCGTATATCATTATAGTAGTTACTTTATGTAATTTAAAAATAAAAAGATAAAAAGCTCTTTTCCTATTTGATTTTATCCTTTTTTTGCTATTTTTCATTCCCAATATAATTCACACTTCTTAAAAATATTACATAATTAACTATCATTATTAACTACTCTAAAGGTGCAGTATTGAAAAATAACACATCTAACGATATTATACTTGGTATGCAAATGCTCTTTGTGGCGTTTGGCGCTCTTGTACTTGTTCCTTTATTAACAGGAATGGACCCTTCTTTAGCTTTGTTTACAGCTGGAGGAGGAACATTAATATTTCAGTTTATTACTCAACGAAAAGTTCCTATTTTTTTGGCAAGCTCATTTGCGTTTATTGCTCCTATTCAAATTGGAATTAAAGAATTTGGACTTGGTGCAACTTTGGGCGGATTAGCAAGTGCCGGATTAATTTATGTTGTTCTTTCATTATTGGTGAAAGCAAAAGGAGTTCAAGTTATTGAAAAATATTTACCTCCCATAGTTACCGGACCGGTTATAATGATAATTGGTTTAAATTTAGCTCCTGTAGCTGTTGGAATGACAAAGAATTTTGATGGAAGTACAAATTTAGATTCGACCGCTATAATAGTCGCATTGTTTTCATTATTTGTGACGATTTTTGTTGTACTTAAAGGAAAAGGGATCTTTAAGTTAATTCCTATTATTAGCGGAATTGCCGGAGGATATTTACTATCAATAATATTGGGCAAAGTAAATTTTCAGCCAATAACCGACGCAAAATGGTTTATGATTCCGTGGATAGAAGCCATAAACGCTGGAACATATGAATTTCCTATTCTAAATATCTCCGCAATTTTATTTATTCTTCCGGTCGCTATAGCTCCGGCAATTGAACACGTCGGCGATATTATGGCAATTTCAGAAATCTCAAATAAAGATTTTCTTGAAGATCCCGGTTTGCACAGAACACTACTTGGTGACGGCGTTGCTACAATTTTTGCTTCAGTTTTGGGCGGTCCGCCAAATACAACTTATTCGGAAGTTACCGGAGCAGTTGCGCTTATAAAAAGATTTGAAACTAAACTAATGACAATAGCGGCAATATTTGCAATATCTTTGGCGTTTTTTGGAAAGTTAGGCGGAGTATTAAAAACAATTCCTATTCCCGTTATGGGCGGAATTTTAGTCCTTTTATTTGGAATGATCGCGGCTATTGGAATTGGAACTTTAGTTAAAAATAAAATTGATATGTCAAACTCAAGAAACTTGGTTATTGTTGCCATAATTCTTGTTTTTGGAATAGGGGACATGTCATTAGGAGTTGGAAATTTTCAACTTGCCGGTATTGGTTTGGCAGGAATTATTGGCGTTTTACTAAATATTATTTTACCAAAAAACAATTAATATCAGGAGTATTACATGAAGAAATTTACATTCTCAATTTTACTTTTTATTGCGTCTTCAATTTTTGCGCAGAACATTCAGCTTCATTATGATTTTGGAAAAGATAGAAAATACTTTACCTCAACAATAGAGATGTTTAAACCCGATGAATACGGCTCCACATTCTTCTTTATTGATTTTGATTATAACGCGTCCGGAAATAATTCAATTGCTTTAGCATATTTTGAAATTGCCAGATATCTTACAATTCCCGGAACAGGAGGATTAGCAGGAACTATCCAATATAATGATGGAACAGCTCCCTGGGGACCGCTAGGTCACATTGTTCTTGCCGGCGCAAGTTATCCTATAAATTTAGGGTTTGTTACTTTAAATACCGATCTGCTTTTAAGAAAAGATTATTTATCCGAAGGTATGGACTATCAATTAACAACAGTTTGGTTTAAACCATTTTTTGAAGGCAAACTTATTTTTACCGGATTTTTAGATTTATGGAGCGGAGATTATTGGTATACCGACGGTAAAGAGTTGGTTTTATTGACTGAACCTCAACTTTGGTTTAATGTTGACTCGCACTTTGCTGTTGGAGGTGAAGTTGAAATTAGTAATAACTTTATTCCTTTAAAAGATAAAATACAAATTAACCCAACATTAGCCGTAAAATGGAATTTCTAACTAAATTAACAGGTAGAATAAAATGAACGAATTTTTAAATTTCTCAAAATATAATACAAGTTTAAAAACCGAAATACTCGCGGGAATTACTACTTTTTTGGCAACTATGTATATTATTGTTGTTAATCCGGCAATTATTTCAGCTACCGGAATGCCTTTCAGCGGTGTATTAACGGCTACTGTTTTAGTTTCAGCATTCAGCAGTATAATGATGGGTATTTATGCAAACAACCCGATTGTTTTAGCTCCCGGAATGGGATTAAACGCTTTTTTTACTTTTTCCGTTGTCTTGGGAATGGGCGTTAAATGGGAAGTTGCGCTTGGCGCCGTTTTTTGGTCGGGAATAGTTTTTATAATTTTATCTGTACTAAAAGTCCGTGAATTGATAGTTAAAGCAATTCCAAAACAAATAAGATACGCAATCGCAGCCGGAATTGGATTATTCATTACATTCATTGGTTTTGTTAATGCCAAATTTATTGTTGATAATCCAGCTACTTTGGTTTCAATTACGAAATTAAATCCCATAATTGTTACATTTTTAATTGGGTTATTTATTACTTCAATAATGATAATTAAAAATGTTAAGGGTGCTTTAATAATTGGAATTATCATTACAACAATTTTATCTATACCAATTGGTAGATTTTACGGAGATGCCTCAGCTATAAATTATGGTGTTCCTACTTTAGTTACATGGAAAGGATTAATGGCAATGCCTGATTTCAGTTTGATACTAAAACTAGATTTTGTAAACTCGCTTCAGTTTGCGTTGTTTCCGGTAATTTTTGCATTTTTATTTACAGATATGTTTGATTCAATTTCTACATTTATTGGTGTTGCCGAAGCTGCAAATATTACAGATGCAGACGGTGAACCGAGAAATATAAAAAAATCTTTACTTGTTGACGCTGTTTCAACTACAATTTCTGGTTTATTCGGAACAAGTTCAGGTACAAGTTATATTGAATCTGCCGCTGGAGTTGAACAAGGAGGAAGAACCGGAATGACAGCTGTTGTTGCTGGATTATTGTTTTTACCTTTTATATTTTTTTCACCGCTTCTATCCGTTGTTCCATCAATTGCAACTTCACCGGCTTTGATTTTGGTCGGAGTTTTTATGATGAAACCTGTTCTAAAGATCAATTGGTCAAAATTTGATGACGCGATTCCCGCGTTCCTCGGTATGATATTAATTCCTTTAACATATTCAATTACACAAGGAATTATTTGGAGCTTTATTTCATGGACGATAATTAAAATTGCGATCGGTAAAAGAGAAGAAGTATCAATTATGCTTATAGTTATTGATATTTTTGCCATTCTTGCTTTAGTAATTTAATCTTAATCTGTTTTAATTTTTAATCCTTCGAGGTTTATAGAATAATTTATAAATCTCGAAGGTATTGAGTTAAAAATTAAAAATTATACACCAAAACAAACTCATCCAACCAAATATTATCTCATTCACTTTACATCTAATTTAAGCCAATTCTAAAAACAAATCAATCAAGTTTTTATCAAACTAATATAGAATTGAAATAATATTAATTTGTTATTCTAAGAATCATTTATTCCAATTTTATATCTCTGCAATTTGTGCTTTTTTTGTATGATATTTTACTTCTAAAACGAATACAATTAAATAATACTCGAAGTCTATTTAGAGTAATCTTTTATATAAAAAACTTAAAATAATTATTGACTATTATAGAAGTTAATACTTAGTTACAATAAGTGATTTTTCCTACTCCGAGAGAGTAAGAAAATAAGATTGCTGAATCATAAGATAATTCAACCAACCTCAAAGTACTTCTCTCCCGAAGAATAAATAATAAAATTTTTTCAATTAAATCATAATTCAATGATATGAGAGTCGAAATGAAAAATTTATTTTATGTATTTATGTTTACTTGTTATTGTATACCAAGTATAAGTTTATTTTCTCAAATAGAATATTTCCCTAATGATTTAGTACTCGAAAATGACACTCTTTGGTTAACTTGCGGAAGAACTTCATCCGGATCTCAAGGTTTGGTTAAATTTAATACGAATAATGAAAATTTTGAAATTGTGAACGGAGATTATCCTAAGAATACTGGAAATATAATAATAGATAATGATGCGAATAAGTGGATTGGAACGAATGAAGGTTTAATGAAATTCAAAGGTAAAAATTGGGAAATCTATAATATAGAAAATTCCAATTTACCTGGAAATTATTTCCAGGAATCACAATTTGTTGTGAACAATAATGATATTTGGATCACATCAAATCGTGGATTTACATTAATTCAAGATACATCTTATTTAGGCAGCACGCTAAACGGTCTGATAAAATTCGACGGTAAGAAATTTACTTTTTTTAATATGGAAAATTCAGGATTACCTTCGAATAGAATTTATTCTATTGCAAAAGATAGTTTGGGAAATATTTGGATAGGAACAAATAACGGAATAGTTTCTTATGATGGGAATGATTGGACAGTATACAATATTAACAATTCACCATTATTATATAATAGTTCTGGGGCAATTGGTGTAGATAATTATGGTATAATATGGATTGGACAAGGAAATGCTGTAATAAGTTTTGATGGTAGTAATTTTACCACGTACAAAATTGATGAACCTACAAATTTTTCTTATGGAATAGATAAGATCGTTTTTGACAGTAAAAACTGTTTATGGGCTGCGTGTGATGATGGTGTTGGATTATTAAAATTCGACGGAATCAAATGGACTATTTATAATAAGGATAATTCAAATTATAACTTTGATGTACTACATTCCATATGTGTTGGTAAAAATGATATTCTATGGTTAGGCGGATTTACTTTATTTAAATTTGATGGAACTGATTTTACAACATTGCCAGAATTTGACATTAGTAAAGGACTAATTGCTAACTATTCTTTTGTAAAATGTGGAATGGATATTAGCGGCAACGAGCTTGATGGGACATTATTCGGTGGCATAACCTGGGTTAATGATAGAGCTGGTGGTTATTATTCTGCAGTAAAATTTAACGGAATTGATAGTAGAATAGAAGTTCCACATAATGAAGACTTTAATTTGAGTGAAAATGATACTCTTTCAATTAGTCTTTGGTTTACCATATCAAATAAGAGTGGAGGACTATTATTTAAAGGAAATAATATAACAAACTATGGCATTACAAATAATTCTGATGGTAAAATTTCTGCAAATATTAGTTCTAATAGTTCCAATAATTGGATAAGTGCAACTAGCACTAAATCATTAACATTTACTTATTGGCATCATTTAGTAGCAATATATACACAGACCAAAATCATGCTTTATGTAGATGGGCAGTTCGATAATCAAATTACTTTTCCCAAGACGCCAATAATCAATTCTGATCCATTATTTTTTGGAGTTGAAGCAAGCGGAAAAGCGGAATACTTTAATGGAAAATTAGATGATATTAGGATTTATAAAAGATATTTAAATCCAAACGATGTTTTTGCTCTATTTAACGAAAGATCAAATGAGTCTATTTCAATAATATCACCTAAAGATGGTGATAAAATAATCATAGGAAGTATACCAACAATTAAATTTATTCCTTTAACAAACAAAGGCAATATAAATATTGATTATTCAATTGATGAGGGCGCTAATTGGATTAACATAGTTGAAAACATACCAAATATTGGGAAATATGAAAGCTGGTATGTCCCTAATACACCATCATATAATTGTAAAATTAGAATAAGTGCCCCAAAGTATGGTCAGTATATAATTAGCGATGGCTCTTTCTCAATAGTTAATATGAATGAAAATGATGGGTTAATTGCATATTATCCATTAAACAAAAATACAAAAGATGAAAGTGGGAATGAGCACAATGGAACAATTTTTGGCAATTTTGAATGGATAAGTGATAGATTTAATAATTTAAATTCAGCTATTCATTTTAATGGAATAGATTGTAGGATAGAAGTTCCCCATTTTGATGAACTTAATTTAAAGCAGAACAATACATTGTCGTATAGTTTTTGGTTCTCGATTGATAATCATATCCAATATGCAGGATTTATTTGTAAAGGTGATACAATTTCAAATTATTGTATCTCTGATAATGTACACGGCAGAATCGCTGCTAATCTTAATCATTATAGTACAGATAAAACACAAACAATAATTACTTCGAAATCAATTCCATTAAATGAATGGCATCATTTAGTTGCAACTTATACACCTACAAAAATTTTACTTTATTTGGATGGAAAGTTAGATAATCAAATTAGTATAACTAATACAAGGATGATCAATTCAGATCCTTTATATTTTGGTGTTGATGCAGATGGAGAATTAGAATATCTCAAAGGATCGTTAGATGATGTACGCATATATAATAGAATCTTAGGCGAAAATGAAATATTAAAATTATATAATGAAAAAATAAGTACTTCAAAAAATATTACATATAAAATAATATTTCCAAATTGCGATAACTCGCAAACTCACCTTATAATTGAAGAAGGAAATTTCTCTGAGGGCCAAACTATGAAGTTTCCTGAATATAATATTCCGAATCAATATTCAGCTTTCCAACCTTATTATAACTCTTTAATTAATGCTGAGTTATTTTTCCCTAAAGGAAGTCTAAATGAAAATATTAAAATAGAATTTATGCTGAAGGGAATGTGTGAAAATGGATTAATAGATAGTCCAAAAACTGAAGAAATAGTTGAAGTATTATATCTAAGTTTTACTGTTATTGGAGATTCGTCCGGATCCCACAATCCTCTTGAATATTATTATTTTAATAAAAACAAAGAAGGATATCTTAAAATACCGAGAAGTAATATTGATTCTTTGATGGAACTATTAAATTATAATATAGATTTATTATTCCCATTTTTCGCAGAAAATGGATTAGAACCGGATTTTGAAGGGATAAGAAAAGTAGTTGATGAAAATTACTACACAATATATTTCAAACACTTATCAGAAATAAAATTAGGAGTAATAAGTTCACCGACGAGTATAAAAAATATAACAAACTCAATTCCCACTGAATATAAGTTAGATCAGAATTACCCCAATCCTTTTAATCCAACAACCAAAATCACATATCAGTTGCCGGAAAAAAGTATTGTTACATTAAAAGTCTATGATATATTAGGAAAAAAAATTGTCGAATTAGTAAATGAAACTCGAGAGGCCGGTAATCATGAAGTTATATTTGATGCAAGTAATTTAAGCAGCGGTATTTATTATTATCAAATCAAAGCAGGTGACTTTATACAATCAAAAAAAATGCTTTTAATAAAATAATCTGATCTAAATATTTGATCTATCTTAGCCCTTCCCGCAAAGAAGGGCTTTTTCTTTTTAAGCCAGATATTAGATAAATCCCAACAATTAACTAAACTAAATGGGGCATCTGTATGTATACATCAGTTCTATCTGAGGAGATAAATTGACAGCATTTATAAATGCAGTAGTTGGACAATGTCTAAATAAAAAATCTCATAATTCAGGAAGGAAAAATTAAAGAAGGAAACAAATTCATGAAAATTAGAAAGCCCAATGTAAGTACACTAGACTTTTTAATCGCGGAGAGGGTGGGATTCGAACCCACGGTACAGTTTCCCGTACACACACTTTCCAGGCGTGCCAGATCAGCCACTCCTGCACCTCTCCATTTTGAGTCTGTAAATATATTAATCTTAACCCTAATTTAAAAATAAATATCTAAAAAAATTATATTCTTTTGTAAATTTGTAATGTAAAATTGGAAAGATGGCAGAGCGGTTGAATGCGGCGGTCTCGAAAACCGTTGTCCGCAGTTATGCGGACCGAGGGTTCGAATCCCTCTCTTTCCGCATCTATTTTTGTTTTTCTTTTTCTTCAATTTCTGCATTATTATCATTTCTTAAGAAAGGAAATATCATGTCTTTAACTCAAAAAAGATGTCTTCCATGCGAAGGTTTTTCAAAACCATTTGATCAAATAGAGGAAGAAAATTACATTAAACATATTGATGGATGGACTTTAAATTGTAAAGGTGAACACAGAATTATAAAAAAATACAATTTTGCGGATTTTGTAAACGCTGTGGCATTTGTAAATAAAATTGCGGATTTAGCCGAAAATGAAGGGCATCATCCAAATATTCTGATAAAATATAATTTGGTGGAAATTGAACTTTATACACACGCAATAGGCGGATTGAGTAAAAATGATTTTATTCTTGCTGCAAAAATTGATGGATTATTAAAATAAAAGCCGCAAAATATGCGGCTCTTTATAAAATTTATTAAGAAGTAGTTTCCGATTTTAATAAAACGCCGTTTATTGCTTCAATTAAGGACGGTTTTGGTAAAGCACCCTGCGCCATTTGAGGTCTTTCATTTTTTGGGCAAAATAATAATGAAGGAATGCTTCTAATTCCAAATACAGCAGCAAGTTCCTGCTCTGCTTCTGTATCAACTTTATATATATTTATTTGTCCGGCATATTCATTGCTTAATTCTTCCAAAATTGGAGCAACCATTTTACACGGTCCGCACCAATCTGCGTAAAAATCTATAATACACGGAAGTTCACCGGCATAATTCCATTCTTTATTTTGTTCGTAATTGAAAACTTTATCTAAAAAAGTCTGTTTTGTTAAATGCTCAGTCATATTTCTCCTTATTTTTGAGGGTTAGATGTCACAATTCTTAAAAGGATTCAGTAAAATTTAATTTTATACCAAAATATGTTGTTGTTTTTTTTATTATTATTTTGAAGAATTACAATTCAAAATTTTAATTATCGCACAATATGCATTTCATTAAAAAAATAAGTTTTCATATATCTTTTTTTTTGTTGATGCTTCATATAAACATCGCAGGTCAATCTAATTCCATTATTTCAAGCGATCTTAAATTTGTAAAAATTGGCGTTGAAGAAGGTTTATCTCAATCAACTGTACTTTCTATACTGCAGGATAAACGAGGATATTTATGGTTTGGAACAGGTAACGGACTTAACAGATATGATGGTTATGAATTTGTAGTTTATAATAATCTGACAGATGTTACAACCTCAATCTCCGATAACGAAATTACGTCTTTATTTGAAGATGAAAATGGAAATTTATGGATTGGAACCTCAAAAGGAATTTTAAATAAATTTAATTATAAAACTGAAACATTTGAACATTTTGACATTGCAAATACAAGTGATTGGTATTTGCTCGATGAAGAGAAATTTGTAAATGTTCCCTTAACTCTTTCAAGAAACCAGCTGAGTTCCATAACTTCAATAGATCAAGATAAAATTGGAAATTTATGGATTGGAACATGGGGGAAAGGATTAATTAAATTCAATCCCAAAACACATCAAAAAAAATATTTCTATCATTTTAAAAATAAAATCAACTCTTTAAGTTCTAATAAAATTGTAAAAGTTTTTATTGATTCTGAAAATATAATTTGGATTGGAACTTTCGGCGGCGGAATTAATAAGATTACAGTCAAAAATGATTCACTTATAAAAATTTACAATAAAAATATTTATCCATTCAATATTCTTAGAATAGGCGATAAAATTACGTGGATAAATGAAGATAAAGATCAAAATTTAATTATCAGCGAATATAATTACGGTATTGTAAAAGTTGAACGGTCGACTAAAAAGCTTAATCCCAATCACTGGAAAATTTCACCTATTGATCTTGGATTAAATGAAAAATTGTATCCGTTAAATATTATGACGTTCGAGGGCGACAAAAACGAAAATTTATGGATCGGAACTTACGGACATGGATTAATAAAATATAACTCAACTACGAAAACTTCCAATCAGTATCTTGCGGGAAAAGATAAAAATTCTTTGAGTGAAAATGAAATTCAATCAATTTATTTAGATAAATCTGGCATTGTGTGGATAGGTACTCAGCTTGGAAAGGGAATAAATAAAGTGGAATTGAGCAAAAATAATTTTATGACAATTCCCGTTTTATCCGTGCCCAACAAATCACTTAATGACAATATTATTTGGACGATTTTTGAAAGCACAAAAAATGATATTTGGATTGGCACTTACAGAGGCGGAATAAATAAAATAAATTATAGAACCAATGAATTTGAATATTACGGAAAAGATAAAATTGGTGATTCACATATAAGAACTATAATTGAAGATTTTAAAGGGAATATGTGGATTGGAACTTTTTCAAACGGTTTGACTTTTTATGATGTTAATCGAAATATCTTTAAGCATTTTACATTAAGCGAAAATATAAAAAGTTTGAAATCAAATCAGATACAGGCTTTGGCAATTGACGGTGATTCGATTTTATACATCGGAACATTCGGCGGCGGATTGAGTAAACTCAATCTTATAAATTTTTATAAAGATCAAATTCCGGAATTTACAACTTATAAGCATAGTCCGTCGAATAATCATAGCATTAGCGATGATAGAATTTATTCTCTGCATATTGATAAAAATGGAGAACTTTGGATTGGCACTCATGGAAGCGGTTTAAATCTTTTTGATAAAAAGTCATTGACCTTTTCGGGCTATAAAAATGAAAATAATTTGCTTAATGATAATGGAATTATGACAATTACCGAATCTGTTGATAACAAGCTGCTTATCGGAACATTCGGCGGCGGATTGATTTTATTCGATCCTAAAACAAAAATATATACAAATATTAATAAATCTTTGAAACTCGACTGCAACGATGTTTACGGAATTATAGATGATAACAAAAGCGGTTACTGGCTGAGTACAAATAACGGAATTTACAAAATTGAATATGATTTGAAATCATTTGTCAGATACGGGTTGTTGGACGGACTTCAAAGTTTGGAATTCAGCGGAGGAGCATATTTTAAATCAAAGAGCGGAATAATTTATTTCGGCGGAATAAACGGAGTAAATTATTTTAACCCAAACGATATAAAAATAGATAAGTTTGATGCTCCGGTTGTAATTACAAAAATTAAATTGTTTGATAAAATCATTAAAGGTGAAAAAAAGGAATTAATATTTACAAGAGATCAAAATTATTTTTCTTTTGAATTTGCTTCGTTAGATTATAAAAAATCCGGCAAGAACAATTACAAATACATGCTGGAAGGATTAGAAAAAAAATGGAATTACACTTCCGCAGAAAATAGAAAAGTTTATTATACAAATCTTGCGCCGGGTGATTATAAATTTATTGTAACAGGTACAAATAACGATGGTGTTTGGAGTTCGAAATTTGCATCAATTGATATTAAAATATTGGCACCGTTCTGGATGCAATGGTGGTTCATATCATTGCTTATTTTATTGATTGGAGGAATAATTGTATTTTTTATAAATCAAAGAATAAAATACTTGATAGCAATGGATAAACTTAAAACTAATCTTTCGGCTGACCTTCATGATAATGTGGGAGCCGGTTTAACGGAAATTTCCATTTTAAGCGAATTAACCGCCACGGAAGTTTCTGAAGAATCGAATGTTTCTAAAAATTTAACAAAGATAAGTGATCTATCGCGGCAGCTTGTTGAATCTATGAGCGATATTGTTTGGGTCGTGAATCCAAATAGAGATTCATTGTATGAATTGATTGTCCGATTAAAGGATTCTTATTCCGAACTCTTTTTTGAAATGGGAATTACGCTTCAAACTTCCGATCTAGAAAAATTAGTGAATATAAAAATTCCGATGGATGTAAGACAAAATTTATATCTTATACTAAAAGAATCTATTAATAACGCAGTAAAGCATAGCAGCTGCAAAACAATTACTTTGGATATTGCGCAAATCAATAAAAAAATGAAAATTGAAATTACCGACGATGGAAGCGGTTTTAAGCTTAACCAAATAAGGAACGGGAACGGACTATACAACATGCAGCAAAGAGCAGATAAAATTAATTGGAAAATAAGAACTGATTCAGAAATTGGATTGGGTACAAAAGTAACTTTAGAAGGAAAAATTTAAAACATGATTAGTGTTGCGATAATTGAAGATAATGTTATAATTAGAGACGGTTTAGCCGCTTTGATAAATGGGACTAACGGATATAAATGTGTCGGCGCTTATGGCAATTGCGAAAGTTTTCTTGCCGAACTGCCAAAACTTGATTTGGATGTAGCGCTTATGGATATTGCGCTTCCGGGTATAAATGGTATTGAAGGCGTTAAAAAAGCGAAAAAAATCATTCCGGATTTAAATATCTTAATGCTTACAATTTATAAAGAAAGCAAAGTTGTTTTTGAAGCTTTGTGCGCCGGAGCTTGCGGTTATTTAGTTAAAAATACACCGCCCACACGATTGCTAGACGCAATCCGTGAAGTTTACGAAGGCGGCTCTCCAATGAGCAGTATTATTGCAAGACAGGTAATTACCGTATTTCAACAAAACACAATTCCTTCAAAAGCCTCGGAAGATTACGGTCTTTCAGATCGGGAAAAAGAAGTTCTGTTAAAACTTTCGGAAGGGGATAATTATCAGCAAATTGCCGATTTACTTTTTATCAGCGTTGATACAGTAAGACATCACATTAGAAACATTTATAAAAAACTTCACGTACATTCACAATCCGAAGCTGTGGCAAAAGCAATTCGTAAAGGCGTAATTTAACCGCATA from Ignavibacteriota bacterium carries:
- the trxA gene encoding thioredoxin is translated as MTEHLTKQTFLDKVFNYEQNKEWNYAGELPCIIDFYADWCGPCKMVAPILEELSNEYAGQINIYKVDTEAEQELAAVFGIRSIPSLLFCPKNERPQMAQGALPKPSLIEAINGVLLKSETTS
- a CDS encoding 4a-hydroxytetrahydrobiopterin dehydratase gives rise to the protein MSLTQKRCLPCEGFSKPFDQIEEENYIKHIDGWTLNCKGEHRIIKKYNFADFVNAVAFVNKIADLAENEGHHPNILIKYNLVEIELYTHAIGGLSKNDFILAAKIDGLLK
- a CDS encoding response regulator transcription factor → MISVAIIEDNVIIRDGLAALINGTNGYKCVGAYGNCESFLAELPKLDLDVALMDIALPGINGIEGVKKAKKIIPDLNILMLTIYKESKVVFEALCAGACGYLVKNTPPTRLLDAIREVYEGGSPMSSIIARQVITVFQQNTIPSKASEDYGLSDREKEVLLKLSEGDNYQQIADLLFISVDTVRHHIRNIYKKLHVHSQSEAVAKAIRKGVI
- a CDS encoding T9SS type A sorting domain-containing protein, whose amino-acid sequence is MKNLFYVFMFTCYCIPSISLFSQIEYFPNDLVLENDTLWLTCGRTSSGSQGLVKFNTNNENFEIVNGDYPKNTGNIIIDNDANKWIGTNEGLMKFKGKNWEIYNIENSNLPGNYFQESQFVVNNNDIWITSNRGFTLIQDTSYLGSTLNGLIKFDGKKFTFFNMENSGLPSNRIYSIAKDSLGNIWIGTNNGIVSYDGNDWTVYNINNSPLLYNSSGAIGVDNYGIIWIGQGNAVISFDGSNFTTYKIDEPTNFSYGIDKIVFDSKNCLWAACDDGVGLLKFDGIKWTIYNKDNSNYNFDVLHSICVGKNDILWLGGFTLFKFDGTDFTTLPEFDISKGLIANYSFVKCGMDISGNELDGTLFGGITWVNDRAGGYYSAVKFNGIDSRIEVPHNEDFNLSENDTLSISLWFTISNKSGGLLFKGNNITNYGITNNSDGKISANISSNSSNNWISATSTKSLTFTYWHHLVAIYTQTKIMLYVDGQFDNQITFPKTPIINSDPLFFGVEASGKAEYFNGKLDDIRIYKRYLNPNDVFALFNERSNESISIISPKDGDKIIIGSIPTIKFIPLTNKGNINIDYSIDEGANWINIVENIPNIGKYESWYVPNTPSYNCKIRISAPKYGQYIISDGSFSIVNMNENDGLIAYYPLNKNTKDESGNEHNGTIFGNFEWISDRFNNLNSAIHFNGIDCRIEVPHFDELNLKQNNTLSYSFWFSIDNHIQYAGFICKGDTISNYCISDNVHGRIAANLNHYSTDKTQTIITSKSIPLNEWHHLVATYTPTKILLYLDGKLDNQISITNTRMINSDPLYFGVDADGELEYLKGSLDDVRIYNRILGENEILKLYNEKISTSKNITYKIIFPNCDNSQTHLIIEEGNFSEGQTMKFPEYNIPNQYSAFQPYYNSLINAELFFPKGSLNENIKIEFMLKGMCENGLIDSPKTEEIVEVLYLSFTVIGDSSGSHNPLEYYYFNKNKEGYLKIPRSNIDSLMELLNYNIDLLFPFFAENGLEPDFEGIRKVVDENYYTIYFKHLSEIKLGVISSPTSIKNITNSIPTEYKLDQNYPNPFNPTTKITYQLPEKSIVTLKVYDILGKKIVELVNETREAGNHEVIFDASNLSSGIYYYQIKAGDFIQSKKMLLIK